A genomic window from Bubalus bubalis isolate 160015118507 breed Murrah chromosome X, NDDB_SH_1, whole genome shotgun sequence includes:
- the GJB1 gene encoding gap junction beta-1 protein: MNWTGLYTLLSGVNRHSTAIGRVWLSVIFIFRIMVLVVAAESVWGDEKSSFICNTLQPGCNSVCYDHFFPISHVRLWSLQLILVSTPALLVAMHVAHQQHIEKKMLRLEGHGDPLHLEEVKRHKVHISGTLWWTYVISVVFRLLFEAAFMYVFYLLYPGYAMVRLVKCDAYPCPNTVDCFVSRPTEKTIFTVFMLAASGICIILNVAEVVYLIFRACARRAQRRSNPPSRKGSGGFGHRLSPEYKQNEINKLLSEQDGSLKDILRRSPGTGAGLAEKSDRCSAC, encoded by the coding sequence ATGAACTGGACGGGTTTGTACACCTTGCTCAGCGGCGTGAATCGGCATTCTACTGCCATTGGCCGAGTATGGCTCTCTGTCATCTTCATCTTCAGAATCATGGTGCTGGTGGTGGCTGCTGAGAGCGTGTGGGGTGATGAGAAGTCTTCCTTCATCTGCAACACCCTCCAGCCTGGCTGCAATAGTGTCTGCTACgaccactttttccccatttcccaCGTGCGTCTGTGGTCTCTGCAGCTCATCTTGGTGTCCACCCCAGCTCTCCTCGTGGCCATGCACGTGGCACACCAGCAGCacattgaaaagaaaatgcttCGACTTGAGGGCCACGGCGACCCCCTGCACCTGGAGGAGGTGAAGAGGCACAAGGTCCACATCTCAGGGACACTGTGGTGGACCTATGTGATCAGCGTGGTCTTCCGGCTGTTGTTCGAGGCTGCTTTCATGTATGTCTTTTATCTACTCTACCCTGGCTACGCCATGGTGCGGCTGGTCAAGTGTGATGCCTACCCCTGCCCCAACACAGTGGACTGCTTCGTGTCCCGCCCCACAGAGAAAACCATCTTCACGGTCTTCATGCTGGCCGCCTCAGGCATCTGCATCATCCTCAATGTGGCTGAGGTGGTGTACCTCATCTTCCGGGCCTGTGCCCGCCGAGCCCAGCGCCGCTCCAATCCACCCTCCCGCAAGGGCTCAGGGGGCTTCGGCCATCGCCTCTCACCTGAATACAAGCAGAATGAGATCAACAAGCTGCTGAGTGAGCAGGACGGCTCCCTGAAAGACATACTGCGCCGCAGCCCCGGCACCGGGGCTGGGCTGGCTGAGAAGAGTGACCGCTGCTCGGCCTGCTGA